In one Lycium barbarum isolate Lr01 chromosome 7, ASM1917538v2, whole genome shotgun sequence genomic region, the following are encoded:
- the LOC132603547 gene encoding uncharacterized protein LOC132603547, with amino-acid sequence MALSLEDFLLRARVLKLYRHALRISRRAPSHARADLRHIIRQEMENNRSCSEKQRIRYLVSEGLERVKRLDETLDMQGH; translated from the exons ATGGCACTCTCATTAGAGGACTTCCTTCTTCGTGCCCGAGTATTGAAACTGTACAGACATGCTTTGAGAATCTCAAGGAGAGCACCTTCTCATGCTAGAG CTGATTTGAGGCATATTATTAGACAAGAGATGGAGAATAACAGGAGTTGTAGTGAAAAACAGAGAATCCGGTACTTGGTTAGTGAAGGATTAGAAAGAGTGAAACGTCTGGATGAGACGCTTGACATGCAAGGCCATTGA